TTCCTTATTCAGGTGAATGAAGAGTATATGAAAACGCTTGAAATTCTGAGTAAGAAGCTAAAATTTGTAGAAGCAGATCAGGCAGTTAAAAGTTCCAAAGCGTTAAAAGATGTAGAGCCTGAGCTCGAAAAGCTTCGGCAGAAAGCTATTTCCAAGGTTATTGATCTACTTTCTCTGTTACTTGATaccaaaaacttatatatttcGCTGAAGGGAGTGTGATAGGTCCAAACATAACTGTACCTATTGACTCTCAAAACACACTGATACATGCATATTTCTTAAAGTTGTtaattgtttgataaaaaactACAGAAAAGTTAAGTTCCTGATATAACTCAACTTATTCTACCTCAATGAGATGAATCATTGTTCCTTCCCTCTGAAAGAATTTATGGCCAGGAAAAAGTTGCCATCTGCGATAAATTCAACTTTTAGTTCTGTATTAAGtcatttgtgtttgttctcGTCCAATGCTGAAAGGGCATGCACGACTGCACGTCGATGGAGCATTCTAAATTTGTTCTCATGCAATAGATTTAAATTCGTTTTGCAGGTGTATGATTTTATTGTCCAGAAGCTTATAGCCCTGAGGAAACCCAAAACAAACATTCAGATTCTTCAACAGAGTGTGTTATTAAAGTACAAGTGAGTTATGCTCTCCAAGCCCCTTTAATTGGTTTTGACGTAGTGAAACTACAAATTGTACAACGTCTCCTGTCTTGCATGTATGTTTCTGTTAACTTTTTCTGCATGTGTATGTGGTCATCACCTTACAAACGTTTTGGTTAGTTATCTTGGTTTGGATTTTCCCTTTGTGATGTTGACGgagttgttttattttacatgttaCTGATATCCAACTTGATATTATATTGCTTCTACAAGACTTATGTGGATACATACTTCATTCACCAATTACAATTTAATGATAGGTATATTATCTCCTTCCTCAAGGAACATGGAAAAGAAGTGTTTATGGATGTTCGTGCTGCATACATTGATACCATGAACAAGGTGATATTCTTTatcttgtttgatttcttaCACTATGCTGCAACTCCTTTATATAGTCTTAGTTGAATGAGGAAGAATACACAGATAGATTTGACTAAGGTTATTCTCCGCATATGCAAGGTAGTGGATACAACATCCAATTGTACGTTACATGCAAGTAATTCTTCTATTCTTGTTTTCTAACTATAATTGGACAAAGCTAGTTGGTTAGATAAAAATGCTGTTTGCTAGCTTAGGCTTTTAAATGTTATTACACCTTATGTATTGTATGATCTTGTTTCAGGTGTTAAGTGCACATTTTCGTGCTTATATTCAAGCACTTGAGAAACTACAGTTAGATATAGCCACAGCATATGACTTAATTGGGGTAGAGACCAGAACCACCGGCCTCTTCTCAAGAGCTAGGGAGCCACTAAAGAACCGCTCTGCCGTTTTTGCTTTGGGTGACAggataaaaattataaaggtATGCATCATTCAGCAGTTATCattttttgattgattttttcgACCATTCTACATGCTCTGGCgaatttgttatataaaatgaGTTGCTCTTCTGACTCTTTAATACAAAAGATGGTACTAGGTCTGCGTCTTTACAAATAAAGTATAAGTTATATTAATGTATTGTACACCATAAGTTTTATTGAGGAGTGCCcactttggttttggttcagATATTTTAGTCTTAGGTTATAAATTATAGgaatcaaatattttggttcatttcagttttggtttttacgATATGTATCCTTAATTTTAAAGGCTCCTCAAATAGATGGAAGtttcgatttgtttttctcattttcaatTTGGATTAGTGTGgtatcaatttgtttttttttgctatagaAGAAGTAAATCCAaagtttgtttggtttaacAATATTCGTTAAAAGACTTAAGTTTCAGTATGACCGCTGTAGGATATTGATCAACCTGCTTTGATCCCGCACATAGCCGAAGCCAGCTCTCTCAAATATCCTTATGAAGTGCTCTTCAGGAGCCTGCACAAGCTACTTATGGATACAGCTACTTCTGAGTTCTGTTGATTTTTCCCCTTTTATATTTGTGTTATTGTCGCTCATCGCTCAACCCCCTGGTTAACgtcatttgttttcattttaacaGGTATATGTTTTGTGATGATTTCTTTGGTGAAGAGTCCATATTCTATGAAATTTTTGCGGGTAATTTCTAATCTGTCTCCCTTCCTTTTGCTGTACCAAACTTTGTGGATTTTGTTAGCTGTGTAGAAGAACATCTGTTTTTCCTGTAATACTGGTATaccaaatttgatatggtGTTGAGCAGCGTGTAAGAaattatcttctcttcttccggATAGAAAGCTGAACCTCTTGTACTTTACAATGGATATGATAATTGTAGCagttttttggataaattctaaaatttaaatgatacAGGTCCATTTTCTGTCATCGATGAGCACTTCAATCCCGTTCTTTCAAACTGTTTTGATGCTATTGGCCTGATGCTTATGATTCGCATAATACACCACCACCAGGTATTAACGATGACCTAACTACTAGTTTATCTGCGTTTTGGTGAATATCTTGGAATTAGGTAATTTATTTAGCTTCTTCCCTTTTGAACTTTTCTAGTCTCCCACATATGTGAGAATGCATTGAAGTATGGTTAGATATTTATCAACTTGGCATTGGAAAGAGTTCTCTTAATATCTTGCAAACTAACGATGTAGATATACCTTCAACTGGTCCACATAGGCGTATTACAACCAGtctatattttttctcaacaGTATGATAATCTAGTGTAGCTTATATTACTTATTTTCATGATCCAGCCTTTTGCAAGGGTCATGATGGTATTATATGTCCACTAATAGTTAAGCAATACTTTCCCACCTTTTTTACAGCTTATCATGTCTCGCCGGAGAATTCCATGCCTGGACTCATATCTGGACAAGGTTCATacctctctatctcttttattatgtttgatcaacatttaaatatgtatGGTGCAATAAAAAGAGTTCATTATTATTGTGCTCATCTTCAGCTGTTTTCACTTGGTCGctaaatgttttctttttggtataaCTTTGAAGGTCTTGTATAGATCTTAGATATAAGCTTATAGATGCGGCTATGGTTTGATTTCCTTAGGTTTCATAGTCCTCTCTCAatgaatcttttattttggaaattgaGCAGGTTAATATTTCTTTGTGGCCTCGTTTCAAGATGGTGTTTGACTCACACCTTAGCAGTCTGAGAGATGCAAACATTAAGACATTATGGGAAGATGATGTTCATCCTCACTATGTCATGAGGCGTTATGCTGAATTCACGGCTTCGTTTATTCACCTAAACGTTGAATATGGAGATGGGCAGGTTCGTTATAAGATTGCTTCTGTCTCTAGTGATATGTATTACCTGTTCTCATCACTCAAATCGCTTGACACTATATATGAACCGCTGCAGCTTGATATAAATCTGGAGCGGTTAAGAATGGCTGTAGATGGGTTGATTCTCAAGCTTGCAAAGTTGTTCCCAAGGCCAAAGCAGCAA
This sequence is a window from Arabidopsis thaliana chromosome 1 sequence. Protein-coding genes within it:
- the POK gene encoding Vps52 / Sac2 family (POKY POLLEN TUBE (POK); CONTAINS InterPro DOMAIN/s: Vps52/Sac2 (InterPro:IPR007258); BEST Arabidopsis thaliana protein match is: Vps52 / Sac2 family (TAIR:AT1G71300.1); Has 820 Blast hits to 773 proteins in 240 species: Archae - 10; Bacteria - 70; Metazoa - 261; Fungi - 156; Plants - 82; Viruses - 2; Other Eukaryotes - 239 (source: NCBI BLink).), with product MSDISIDALGQTMGDFSNHEKLGFDLGAFVGDLAFEEDSGSEDISLEGLQQELEECESDEVVANILSSGDKLREYAKGVENNLRKVELDSIEDYIKESDNLVSLHDQIRDCDSILSQMETLLSGFQEEIGSISSDIKILQEKSMDMGLRLKNRRVAESKLAKFVEDIIVPPKMIDVIVDGEVNEEYMKTLEILSKKLKFVEADQAVKSSKALKDVEPELEKLRQKAISKVYDFIVQKLIALRKPKTNIQILQQSVLLKYKYIISFLKEHGKEVFMDVRAAYIDTMNKVLSAHFRAYIQALEKLQLDIATAYDLIGVETRTTGLFSRAREPLKNRSAVFALGDRIKIIKDIDQPALIPHIAEASSLKYPYEVLFRSLHKLLMDTATSEYMFCDDFFGEESIFYEIFAGPFSVIDEHFNPVLSNCFDAIGLMLMIRIIHHHQLIMSRRRIPCLDSYLDKVNISLWPRFKMVFDSHLSSLRDANIKTLWEDDVHPHYVMRRYAEFTASFIHLNVEYGDGQLDINLERLRMAVDGLILKLAKLFPRPKQQIVFLINNYDMTIAVLKEAGPEGGKIQMHFEEMLKSNTSLFVEELLVEHFSDLIKFVKNRASEDSSLNPERSITIAEVEPLVKDFGSRWKTAIELMDKDIITSFSNFLCGMDILRAALTQLLLYYTRLTDCIKKIDGGSALNRDLVSIQSIMYEIRKYSKTF